Proteins found in one Lysinibacillus fusiformis genomic segment:
- a CDS encoding MarR family winged helix-turn-helix transcriptional regulator — MDQEKQKAITSLFEVVSSIERKWANEWNNHNVLGFSKSHILILDYLSQEGPKRPSAIAERLKVTTGGVTVLTTKLINAGFIEKTQHATDRRASQLIITPDGETILKESRQQVSEIINNMFGMLTAEELQTLRTIFSKCLLDVETNRSE, encoded by the coding sequence ATGGATCAAGAAAAACAAAAAGCCATTACCTCGTTGTTTGAAGTCGTTTCATCTATTGAGCGTAAGTGGGCAAACGAGTGGAATAATCATAATGTACTCGGCTTTTCAAAATCCCATATTTTAATTTTAGACTACTTATCGCAGGAGGGCCCAAAACGCCCTTCTGCTATTGCTGAGCGGTTAAAAGTAACTACTGGTGGTGTCACTGTTTTAACAACGAAGCTGATTAATGCTGGCTTTATTGAAAAAACACAGCATGCCACAGACCGCCGAGCTTCTCAACTAATCATTACTCCTGACGGTGAAACCATATTAAAAGAATCTCGTCAACAAGTGAGTGAAATCATTAATAATATGTTTGGTATGCTTACAGCAGAGGAACTGCAAACCTTACGAACTATTTTTTCTAAATGTTTACTGGATGTTGAGACAAATCGGTCAGAATAA
- a CDS encoding RNA polymerase sigma factor, which yields MNEKLEGVYEEYNRYIYHLCLKLTRNNIEAEDLMQEVWVKVVRYEDSVAEVEHIKAWLTTITMNTFRDRYRKKVRRSKYMMNQPETLDVPILDLVPNNEISTEEKIEKDIVTKLVQDKMEQLDAIYRKTLWYFYIDQYSLAEISTIMKVSIGTVKSRLFRAKARLKEMLMSDTAIVESVLPA from the coding sequence ATGAATGAAAAATTAGAAGGCGTATACGAGGAATACAATCGTTATATATATCACTTATGTTTAAAACTAACTCGCAATAATATAGAAGCTGAAGATTTAATGCAAGAAGTTTGGGTGAAGGTCGTACGCTATGAAGATAGCGTTGCCGAAGTAGAGCATATTAAAGCTTGGCTGACAACTATTACAATGAATACATTTAGAGATCGCTATCGTAAAAAGGTGCGACGTAGCAAATATATGATGAACCAACCTGAAACATTAGACGTACCGATTCTAGATTTGGTTCCCAATAATGAAATTTCTACAGAAGAAAAAATTGAAAAGGATATTGTGACAAAACTAGTGCAGGATAAAATGGAGCAATTAGATGCCATTTATAGAAAGACTTTATGGTATTTCTACATAGACCAATATTCACTGGCAGAAATCTCTACAATTATGAAGGTTTCCATTGGTACTGTGAAATCACGTTTATTCCGTGCAAAGGCTCGATTAAAAGAAATGCTCATGTCAGATACAGCTATTGTGGAATCTGTGCTACCAGCGTAA
- a CDS encoding DEAD/DEAH box helicase, whose protein sequence is MQDIALLEKQRCNLILTNKAKEAVEECSANEHAFFALQRSFTVYIEKRKAKTVGETFLSIYFNAEDNDKLNDILAEKTVIMDCVLKVKGLLATNIRFVHMRGPINTNRRLAAALQFVTKPNNGAGIPLELHTKIRQLPIAEERTEYVKKRIASWEGYLKIQERDATIDDIHTEFKQSYFNEDFTRLTIVCPYIKSKEWKKLEGLSVNIQGVRGEIGQVLKANAGKQTVEIDLKPFIQDLARKDQLNLRSKQASFSNFATLSQIRRLRNGYTKLEKGEAVNPNLETILFERRPTVRASKLQEDIEFHNNLNEYQRRAVLGALSVEDLYVIQGPPGTGKTTVISEICQQNVKAGLKTLVASQSNLAVDNALGRLLSNQEIRILRYGRTESIEEEGKKFIEENVALQWREQTLAAIEEAITIFPERQQELEANLVKAKDELAKLEQWLEQLTQDIAAKEQAAIEEPILQQEIQALKKDLKAAKTEQQTCEAQKEHYEKQLAQIEPIVQQLEQTLADYPSVEQLQHAIQETSEKVEQLEAAAQYKELQEQKHQLTQQFEEIQQKYDIESNRLVIMKEAQKYIYTLTSFELIQRFLQYYQIRPSHVLSQQIGRLQHLEDAKDLEAWSTINARLQKAIAKLEALVTHEIKERALAKSRLQPVQSFSLQNLTGVFAQLNTTFQDGQAPANDVIESYLLGLYMRRDFVWQKGIALKQQQEHKDQEYESFRKNLVTLIHQECAITSFDVQSYQRQLQPFLQHTERLQQLANTFRITEEPEESVEYLKILASQARESLQQAKKQLEAVEQAKVQLVPKQASLQTVQTNLQEVEQQLTQMEEQIKDINIAGLKKEKQLTVYTKLLQSTPERTAEEVKEAIQAANQAIEALQRQEKQLPLRQKLQEQWREKLQNATEYDLDEIRKLYVRHANVIGTTCVASASKEFMENYPTFDVVIIDEVSKATPPELLLPMLKGKKVILVGDHHQLPPLLGDDTLEETLKAMLEENPNFEGAQELKNLLRESLFERLFNNLPPTHKQMLALQYRMHEKIMQSITPFYAKEENGLQCGLPDSDAARDHGLEGQFVKRDDHLLWIDIPTEKPYLEEQVKGGTSRYNEGELQTIRHILLDLNEAVKAAKEAGRMPHDAQKSVGVISFYGEQVKKINRLLQQELQLPHLQFRTGTVDKFQGMEMDVILVSMVRNTPKGGDIGFARDYRRLNVALSRARELLLLVGSADMFAKRAKHQETREMYMNLLKTVKSYDGLRNHEGLVM, encoded by the coding sequence ATGCAGGACATCGCTTTACTAGAAAAACAACGCTGTAATCTTATTTTGACCAACAAGGCGAAGGAAGCGGTAGAGGAATGCTCAGCAAACGAGCATGCCTTTTTTGCGTTACAAAGATCTTTTACTGTCTATATTGAAAAACGAAAAGCAAAAACAGTTGGTGAAACCTTTTTATCCATCTATTTTAATGCGGAGGACAATGATAAATTAAACGATATTCTTGCTGAGAAAACGGTCATTATGGATTGTGTGTTGAAGGTGAAAGGATTGCTGGCAACCAATATTCGATTTGTCCATATGCGTGGACCTATCAACACAAATCGTCGCTTAGCAGCCGCATTGCAATTTGTGACAAAGCCTAATAATGGAGCAGGTATTCCACTTGAGCTTCATACGAAAATAAGACAGCTACCGATAGCAGAAGAACGTACAGAGTATGTAAAAAAACGTATAGCCAGCTGGGAAGGCTATCTAAAAATTCAAGAACGAGATGCAACAATTGATGATATTCATACAGAATTTAAGCAAAGCTATTTCAATGAAGACTTCACACGCTTAACCATTGTATGCCCCTACATAAAGAGTAAAGAGTGGAAAAAGCTAGAGGGTTTAAGTGTAAACATTCAAGGAGTTCGTGGCGAAATAGGACAGGTTTTAAAGGCGAATGCAGGAAAGCAAACGGTTGAAATTGATTTAAAACCTTTCATACAGGACTTGGCTCGCAAGGATCAGCTGAACCTTCGTTCAAAACAAGCAAGCTTTAGTAATTTTGCAACATTAAGCCAAATTCGACGACTACGTAATGGTTATACAAAGCTAGAAAAGGGTGAGGCAGTAAACCCTAATTTAGAAACAATACTGTTTGAGCGACGTCCGACAGTTCGCGCTTCCAAGCTACAGGAAGATATTGAGTTTCACAATAATTTAAATGAATATCAACGACGAGCCGTTTTAGGCGCATTATCTGTTGAGGATTTATATGTCATTCAAGGTCCACCTGGTACGGGGAAAACGACTGTTATTTCAGAGATTTGTCAGCAAAATGTTAAAGCAGGCTTAAAAACACTTGTTGCCTCACAGTCGAATTTAGCAGTGGATAATGCATTAGGACGTTTGTTGTCCAATCAAGAAATACGAATTTTACGCTATGGTAGAACGGAAAGTATTGAGGAAGAGGGTAAAAAATTTATAGAGGAAAATGTTGCGCTTCAGTGGCGTGAGCAGACACTTGCTGCGATTGAAGAAGCAATTACAATATTTCCAGAGCGTCAGCAAGAACTAGAAGCAAATCTTGTAAAAGCAAAAGATGAGCTAGCGAAATTAGAGCAATGGCTAGAGCAATTAACACAGGATATAGCCGCAAAAGAGCAGGCAGCTATTGAAGAACCTATTTTACAGCAGGAGATTCAAGCATTAAAAAAAGATTTGAAGGCTGCTAAAACAGAGCAACAAACATGTGAAGCGCAAAAAGAGCATTATGAGAAACAGCTTGCTCAAATTGAGCCGATTGTACAGCAGCTTGAGCAGACACTTGCTGATTATCCTTCAGTCGAGCAACTACAGCATGCGATTCAGGAAACTTCAGAAAAGGTGGAACAACTAGAGGCTGCTGCTCAATATAAAGAACTGCAAGAGCAAAAGCACCAGTTAACACAGCAATTTGAAGAGATACAGCAGAAATATGACATCGAAAGTAATCGTCTAGTCATCATGAAGGAAGCACAAAAGTATATATACACCTTAACCTCTTTTGAGCTTATCCAGCGTTTTTTACAATATTATCAAATTCGCCCCTCTCATGTACTTTCGCAGCAAATAGGGCGCTTGCAGCATTTGGAAGATGCAAAGGATTTAGAGGCATGGTCAACGATTAATGCTCGCCTTCAAAAAGCGATTGCCAAGCTAGAGGCTTTAGTTACACATGAAATCAAGGAACGTGCCCTTGCTAAAAGTAGATTACAGCCCGTCCAATCATTTTCGTTGCAAAACCTTACAGGGGTATTCGCTCAGCTAAACACGACGTTTCAAGATGGTCAAGCACCAGCAAATGATGTTATCGAAAGTTATTTGCTCGGGCTATATATGCGACGTGATTTTGTTTGGCAAAAGGGAATAGCACTAAAGCAACAACAAGAGCATAAAGATCAGGAATACGAATCTTTTCGTAAAAATCTAGTAACTTTAATTCATCAGGAGTGTGCAATAACTAGCTTTGATGTGCAAAGTTACCAGCGACAGCTCCAACCATTTTTACAGCATACTGAGCGTTTACAACAATTGGCAAATACCTTTCGGATTACTGAGGAGCCAGAAGAATCTGTCGAGTATTTGAAGATTCTTGCCTCACAAGCTCGTGAGTCCCTTCAACAAGCGAAGAAGCAGCTTGAGGCAGTGGAACAGGCTAAAGTACAACTCGTTCCTAAACAAGCCTCTCTACAGACTGTCCAAACCAACTTACAGGAAGTAGAGCAACAGTTAACGCAAATGGAAGAACAGATAAAAGACATTAATATAGCTGGATTAAAGAAAGAGAAGCAACTAACAGTTTATACAAAGCTTTTACAATCTACGCCAGAACGAACGGCTGAAGAGGTGAAGGAAGCTATTCAAGCTGCAAACCAAGCAATCGAAGCATTACAACGTCAGGAAAAACAGCTACCACTTCGCCAAAAACTACAAGAACAATGGCGTGAAAAACTACAAAACGCAACAGAGTATGATTTAGATGAAATTCGAAAATTGTATGTGCGTCATGCGAACGTTATTGGTACAACATGCGTAGCTTCTGCCAGTAAAGAGTTTATGGAAAATTATCCGACCTTTGATGTAGTTATTATTGATGAAGTTTCAAAGGCAACACCACCAGAATTACTCTTACCAATGCTGAAGGGGAAAAAAGTTATTTTAGTAGGTGACCATCATCAGCTTCCACCATTACTTGGGGATGATACGCTGGAGGAAACACTAAAGGCAATGCTAGAAGAAAATCCAAACTTTGAAGGTGCACAGGAATTAAAAAATCTGTTGCGTGAATCATTATTTGAGCGTTTATTTAATAATTTGCCTCCAACACATAAGCAAATGCTAGCATTACAATACCGTATGCATGAGAAAATCATGCAAAGTATCACACCATTTTATGCGAAAGAAGAAAATGGCTTGCAATGTGGCTTGCCAGATTCAGATGCAGCAAGGGATCATGGCTTAGAGGGTCAATTTGTAAAACGTGACGATCATTTACTATGGATTGATATTCCAACAGAGAAACCTTATTTAGAGGAGCAGGTAAAAGGTGGGACGAGTCGTTATAACGAAGGGGAATTACAAACGATTCGCCATATCTTATTAGATCTCAATGAGGCAGTGAAGGCGGCAAAAGAAGCAGGGCGTATGCCACACGATGCTCAGAAAAGCGTGGGTGTCATTAGTTTCTACGGTGAGCAGGTAAAGAAAATTAATCGCCTTCTTCAGCAAGAATTACAGCTACCACATCTGCAATTTAGAACAGGGACTGTCGATAAATTCCAAGGGATGGAAATGGATGTCATTTTAGTGAGTATGGTACGGAATACGCCTAAGGGTGGAGACATAGGCTTTGCCAGAGATTACCGTCGTTTAAATGTTGCTCTTTCTCGTGCCAGAGAGTTACTTCTACTTGTAGGAAGTGCCGATATGTTTGCAAAACGTGCAAAACATCAAGAGACAAGAGAGATGTATATGAATTTATTAAAGACAGTAAAATCCTACGATGGCTTGCGTAATCATGAAGGATTGGTGATGTAG
- a CDS encoding PseG/SpsG family protein, whose product MQKETHAIEPKKTIVFIIESCIDKGLYPFERVSTLAKLLTNEKVFIFVKTPSNDGIQILMNEGISPILFDHFNELPKQIKGLQPDLIVRDGRNSEGWQVEDLRPFCKTIIHFDDFGEGGQACDCVLLALYQEVKDYLPSHYLGGSFVFALPEAYQQFDDVPDSKTPENPPHIVVAFEDGDEHNLTYRTLRHLTQLQIPLQITVMIDDSYRHATDDLQMMVLSRRNTAILRDKNALLKLLPKADVIICNANYTPYKIASYGVPCITLAQTEAELLHAFPREHNGFIHLGLGRKMKQSQIQNAVMEFLLHEARSERAVRKQRQLNLASNNETLQALLLDFAYDRHNIAST is encoded by the coding sequence TTGCAAAAAGAAACACACGCAATTGAACCAAAAAAAACGATTGTTTTCATTATTGAAAGCTGTATTGATAAAGGGCTGTATCCTTTTGAACGGGTTTCAACATTAGCTAAGCTACTTACGAATGAGAAGGTTTTTATATTTGTAAAGACTCCTTCAAATGACGGAATCCAAATTTTAATGAATGAAGGAATTTCTCCTATTTTATTTGATCACTTTAACGAATTGCCTAAGCAAATCAAAGGACTTCAACCTGATTTAATTGTTAGAGATGGGCGGAATTCTGAAGGCTGGCAAGTAGAGGATTTACGACCTTTCTGCAAAACAATTATTCACTTTGATGATTTTGGTGAAGGTGGCCAAGCCTGTGATTGTGTATTACTAGCACTCTATCAAGAAGTGAAAGATTATTTACCATCGCATTATCTTGGTGGAAGCTTTGTTTTTGCCCTACCAGAAGCCTACCAACAATTTGATGACGTTCCTGACAGTAAAACACCTGAAAACCCGCCTCATATCGTCGTTGCTTTTGAGGATGGGGACGAGCATAATTTAACGTATCGAACACTTCGACACTTAACTCAACTACAAATACCACTACAAATTACAGTTATGATCGACGACAGCTATCGCCATGCAACGGATGACTTACAAATGATGGTGCTTAGTCGTCGCAATACTGCCATTCTTCGAGATAAAAATGCACTCCTCAAACTACTACCTAAAGCAGATGTCATTATTTGTAATGCTAACTATACGCCTTATAAAATTGCCTCTTACGGAGTGCCATGCATTACACTTGCACAAACTGAAGCTGAGCTTTTACATGCTTTCCCTCGGGAGCACAACGGCTTTATTCATCTAGGGCTTGGCCGTAAAATGAAGCAATCACAAATCCAAAATGCTGTTATGGAGTTTCTTTTACACGAAGCTCGCAGTGAACGAGCAGTGAGAAAACAGCGACAACTCAATCTTGCTAGTAATAATGAAACACTTCAAGCATTACTCTTAGATTTTGCTTATGATCGTCATAATATCGCTTCTACTTAG
- a CDS encoding LuxR C-terminal-related transcriptional regulator, translating to MAHPFQSIEEVTLQEFVLFIKIHHKQIEENTNIYLNLEPSIAEADRKRAAMILDSFLRLMTHANIDELNNDDKYFFNTWLQSQLSIIDRKSFNLFQLIFEKALITFMIQQKSSRTNAILMYVLSIFTFLVFLYDVCERENQTSNITTENQEFRHLQLLDRLDKLLISSSGYQDLARILKKCEEYFSYKRCVFYAYVPWSNQFYGVIGAELPKVQSMKGELTGENTILSSRKPIYLKNPKNYVKEEHIQLFNLSSIIFIPIMRQDQLFGWLTFDQLGEEFDCTKEELSLLEEVGKRLGLFLSRKGEKVEKNTELHLTERESMILGLLAEGYDNKKIASLLFLSEHTVRDYVSSLMTKLKAKNRTQVVASAFRLGLLS from the coding sequence ATGGCGCATCCATTTCAGTCGATTGAAGAAGTAACACTTCAAGAGTTTGTATTATTTATTAAAATCCATCATAAGCAAATTGAAGAGAATACGAATATTTACCTTAATCTAGAACCTTCTATAGCTGAGGCAGATCGAAAAAGAGCAGCAATGATACTGGATTCGTTTTTGCGTTTAATGACACATGCAAATATCGATGAATTAAATAATGATGATAAGTATTTTTTTAACACATGGCTTCAATCACAGTTGTCCATTATTGATAGGAAGAGCTTTAATCTATTTCAATTAATATTTGAGAAAGCATTGATTACTTTTATGATTCAACAGAAGAGTAGTCGAACGAACGCCATCTTAATGTATGTATTATCGATATTTACATTTCTTGTATTTCTTTACGATGTCTGTGAGAGAGAGAATCAAACTAGTAACATAACTACAGAAAATCAGGAATTTAGGCATCTACAGCTATTAGATAGGCTTGATAAATTGCTAATTAGTTCCTCAGGCTATCAAGATTTAGCCCGTATTTTAAAAAAGTGTGAAGAGTATTTTAGTTATAAAAGATGCGTATTTTATGCTTATGTTCCATGGTCCAATCAATTTTATGGAGTTATTGGGGCAGAACTACCTAAGGTGCAAAGCATGAAAGGGGAGTTGACTGGGGAAAACACGATACTTAGTTCAAGAAAACCCATTTATTTAAAAAACCCTAAAAACTATGTGAAAGAGGAGCATATTCAATTATTTAATTTATCCTCGATTATATTTATTCCCATTATGAGACAAGACCAATTATTTGGATGGCTAACATTCGATCAGCTAGGTGAGGAGTTTGATTGTACAAAGGAAGAATTATCACTCCTTGAAGAAGTAGGGAAGCGTTTAGGTCTATTTTTATCACGTAAGGGCGAGAAGGTAGAAAAGAATACAGAGCTTCATTTAACTGAAAGGGAATCGATGATACTTGGTCTGCTTGCCGAAGGGTATGATAATAAAAAAATTGCCAGTTTATTATTTTTAAGCGAGCATACGGTCAGGGATTATGTAAGCAGTCTGATGACAAAGCTCAAAGCAAAGAATCGAACACAGGTCGTTGCCTCAGCTTTTCGTCTAGGGCTGCTAAGCTAA
- a CDS encoding ABC-F family ATP-binding cassette domain-containing protein — translation MAILTVENLGHSFGDRTLFKDVSFRLVEGDHIGLVGANGVGKSTLMGIITGQTIHDTGKVEWLPGTHYGYLDQHTVLTAGRTMREVLRDVFLPLYKKEEELNEITGKMADATPEELEVLLEQMAEVQDALDAGDFYSLDMKIEEVARGLGLDAIGLERDVAALSGGQRTKVLLAKLLLEKPKVLLLDEPTNYLDEEHITWLKIYLKNYPYAFLLISHDTEFMNETVDVIFQLEFSKLTRYTATYEKFLELAEINKRQHIEAYEKQQDFIKKQEDFIAKNKARYSTTGRAKSRAKQLDRLERIDRPETAVKPEFGFKEARSSSRYVVEAESLVIGYDKDKPLLPPLSFAIERGEKIALVGMNGVGKSTLLKTMLGKINALGGKVIRGDYLYPSYFEQEVKAEKITPIDDVWNAFPSMEQAQVRAALARAGLKTDHITRPLNSLSGGEQAKVRLCKLMMEEANWLLFDEPTNHLDVDAKNELKRAMKEFKGTIVLVSHEPDFYEGLATKVWDVQDWFTSGQQSQD, via the coding sequence ATGGCAATATTAACAGTAGAAAATTTAGGTCATTCTTTCGGTGATCGTACACTCTTTAAAGATGTATCGTTTCGATTAGTGGAAGGTGATCATATTGGGCTTGTAGGAGCTAATGGTGTAGGTAAATCTACATTAATGGGTATCATTACAGGTCAAACGATCCACGATACAGGAAAAGTTGAATGGCTTCCTGGTACACACTATGGTTATCTAGACCAACATACAGTACTAACAGCTGGTAGAACAATGCGTGAAGTGTTACGCGATGTCTTTTTACCATTATATAAAAAAGAAGAAGAACTGAATGAAATTACAGGCAAGATGGCAGACGCAACGCCAGAAGAATTAGAAGTACTATTAGAACAAATGGCAGAAGTGCAGGATGCATTAGATGCAGGAGATTTTTATTCACTAGATATGAAAATTGAAGAGGTGGCACGTGGACTTGGCCTGGATGCCATTGGCTTAGAGCGTGATGTAGCTGCACTTTCTGGTGGACAGCGCACAAAGGTGTTACTCGCTAAGCTTTTATTAGAAAAACCAAAAGTACTTTTACTAGATGAGCCTACAAACTATCTTGATGAGGAACATATTACTTGGCTGAAAATCTATTTAAAGAACTATCCATATGCTTTCCTTCTAATTTCACATGATACAGAATTTATGAACGAAACAGTGGATGTCATCTTCCAACTGGAATTTTCAAAATTAACTCGTTATACTGCAACATACGAAAAATTCCTAGAACTTGCTGAAATCAATAAACGCCAGCATATTGAGGCCTATGAAAAGCAACAGGATTTCATCAAGAAACAAGAAGATTTTATTGCCAAAAACAAGGCACGTTACTCCACTACTGGTCGTGCAAAATCTCGTGCTAAGCAGCTTGATCGTTTAGAGCGAATTGATCGCCCAGAAACAGCTGTAAAACCAGAATTCGGTTTTAAAGAAGCACGTTCATCTAGCCGCTATGTTGTGGAGGCCGAAAGCTTAGTCATTGGTTACGATAAAGACAAGCCATTGCTTCCCCCACTATCCTTTGCTATTGAACGAGGAGAGAAAATTGCTTTAGTCGGTATGAACGGCGTGGGTAAATCCACTTTATTAAAAACAATGTTAGGTAAAATTAATGCGCTTGGTGGGAAAGTAATTCGAGGTGACTACCTGTATCCTTCTTACTTTGAACAGGAAGTAAAAGCAGAGAAAATCACACCGATTGATGATGTTTGGAATGCCTTCCCTTCTATGGAACAAGCCCAAGTACGTGCAGCTTTAGCAAGAGCTGGTCTAAAAACTGACCATATTACACGTCCGCTTAATTCATTATCTGGTGGTGAGCAAGCTAAAGTTCGTTTATGTAAATTAATGATGGAGGAAGCGAACTGGCTTCTATTCGACGAACCGACAAACCATTTAGATGTAGATGCAAAAAATGAATTAAAGCGTGCCATGAAAGAATTTAAAGGTACCATTGTGCTAGTAAGTCACGAACCAGATTTCTATGAAGGACTCGCAACAAAAGTCTGGGATGTTCAAGATTGGTTTACATCTGGACAGCAAAGCCAAGACTAA
- a CDS encoding NADPH-dependent FMN reductase, which yields MKILLVDGTMFGRKTGVILEQVEQYIKELDASFELEMMHFSQYKHQIVDGSPLNDDMKKMIQQFEEADAYIIATPIFQASIPGVLKNAFDFLHPKTMRYKPVSIVANGGTYQHHLVVENQLKPILDYFRALVTPNYVYTHTSHFDADNNIVDEDVHNRLRELARVFVQYCEMSKNLPKETIDQH from the coding sequence ATGAAAATTTTACTCGTTGATGGCACTATGTTTGGTCGTAAAACTGGTGTTATTTTAGAGCAAGTGGAGCAATATATTAAAGAATTAGATGCTAGTTTCGAGTTAGAAATGATGCATTTTAGTCAATATAAGCATCAAATTGTGGATGGTTCACCATTAAATGATGATATGAAAAAAATGATTCAACAATTTGAGGAAGCAGACGCTTACATTATTGCAACGCCTATTTTCCAAGCGTCCATTCCAGGTGTTTTGAAAAATGCTTTTGACTTCTTACACCCTAAAACGATGCGCTATAAGCCCGTATCCATTGTTGCAAATGGCGGCACATACCAGCATCATCTTGTAGTCGAAAATCAACTAAAACCTATTTTAGATTACTTCAGAGCCCTTGTTACGCCAAATTATGTATATACACATACATCACATTTTGATGCCGATAATAACATTGTCGATGAAGATGTTCATAATCGTTTACGTGAATTAGCTCGTGTATTTGTTCAATATTGTGAAATGAGCAAGAACTTGCCGAAGGAAACGATTGATCAACATTAA
- the spx gene encoding transcriptional regulator Spx, whose amino-acid sequence MTVTIYSQASCSSSRKALKWLKDHNIEYKEKRITSHPLTLAEFKEILSMTEDGTDEIIATNSNDFKNLNIDIDQLSIQELFAIIQAHPRMLRSPIIIDEKRIQVGYNEMDIRRFIPRKVRAYELNAMTRLAQES is encoded by the coding sequence ATGACAGTTACAATTTACTCACAAGCGAGCTGTTCTTCATCCAGAAAAGCACTTAAATGGTTAAAAGATCACAACATAGAATATAAAGAAAAACGTATTACATCTCACCCACTTACACTTGCAGAATTCAAAGAAATTCTAAGCATGACTGAAGATGGCACAGATGAAATCATTGCAACAAACTCAAATGACTTTAAAAACTTAAATATCGACATCGACCAACTTTCTATTCAAGAGCTATTTGCCATTATTCAAGCACACCCAAGAATGTTGCGTAGCCCTATTATAATAGATGAAAAACGTATTCAAGTTGGTTACAATGAGATGGACATCCGTCGTTTTATCCCACGTAAAGTACGTGCTTACGAATTAAATGCGATGACAAGATTGGCACAAGAAAGTTAA
- a CDS encoding SE1832 family protein: protein MPTKSDIEYQIRELKMDYMNLQGDIEKLESTGHNDQVAKAEQRLANMEAQLAELNKQLAEL, encoded by the coding sequence ATGCCAACAAAAAGTGATATTGAATACCAAATTAGAGAGTTAAAAATGGACTATATGAATTTACAAGGTGATATAGAAAAATTGGAGTCTACTGGGCATAACGATCAGGTAGCAAAAGCAGAGCAACGTCTTGCAAATATGGAAGCTCAATTGGCTGAACTTAACAAGCAGCTTGCAGAACTATAA
- a CDS encoding oxidoreductase: MSMRAAIVVGATGLTGSALVEQLCENDEYISVTVIARRKLTFTHPKLEVKIRDFDRIEENDIGFAHELYCCLGTTIKKAGSRDMFEKVDFEYPLAIASLAKKRGIPHFLVITAMGANESSPFYYNRVKGKLERDLEELGLQRLSIIRPSLLVGIRDEFRLGEKAGEKLLKLAQPILIGPLKRSRAIEATQVAKAMIIIALYGKQQPVTIYPSDELASLEYPEVPEEDVSREILFNWDKLNEGEKVNRDVVINRDKYKLEETVIDKEVHFRHRDQDNEFRD, from the coding sequence ATGAGTATGCGTGCAGCGATTGTTGTAGGGGCGACTGGTTTAACTGGCTCTGCTCTGGTTGAACAATTATGTGAAAATGATGAGTATATTTCAGTAACAGTAATTGCACGAAGAAAGCTAACTTTTACGCATCCAAAGTTAGAAGTGAAAATTCGTGATTTTGATAGAATAGAAGAAAACGATATTGGATTTGCTCATGAGTTGTATTGTTGCTTAGGTACAACCATCAAAAAGGCAGGCTCTCGTGATATGTTTGAAAAGGTAGATTTTGAATACCCATTAGCAATTGCTTCTTTAGCAAAAAAACGGGGAATCCCTCATTTTCTTGTGATTACGGCAATGGGAGCCAATGAGAGTTCTCCATTTTACTATAATCGGGTTAAAGGAAAACTTGAGCGTGATTTAGAGGAACTAGGTTTACAAAGACTTTCCATTATTCGACCCTCACTCTTAGTAGGGATTCGTGATGAATTTCGTTTAGGGGAAAAGGCGGGAGAAAAATTATTAAAGCTTGCACAGCCTATATTAATTGGACCTTTAAAACGCTCTAGAGCAATTGAAGCCACACAAGTAGCAAAGGCTATGATTATCATTGCCCTATACGGTAAACAACAGCCAGTCACTATTTATCCATCAGACGAGTTGGCATCATTAGAGTATCCTGAAGTACCAGAAGAGGACGTTTCAAGAGAGATATTATTTAATTGGGATAAGCTGAATGAAGGCGAGAAAGTAAATCGCGATGTTGTTATTAATCGAGATAAATATAAGCTTGAGGAAACGGTCATTGATAAGGAAGTCCATTTCCGACATCGTGATCAGGATAATGAATTTAGGGATTAA